Proteins from one Oenanthe melanoleuca isolate GR-GAL-2019-014 chromosome 1, OMel1.0, whole genome shotgun sequence genomic window:
- the SMIM11 gene encoding small integral membrane protein 11, whose amino-acid sequence MVAFNWKALESFPLLMYILAAKTLILCLAFAGVKMYQSKKIEEKLKREREEKLKAEAEKKDE is encoded by the exons ATGGTGGCCTTTAACTGGAAG GCTCTGGAGAGCTTCCCACTGCTGATGTACATTTTGGCAGCTAAAACATTGATCCTTTGCTTGGCCTTTGCTGGAGTCAAAATGTACCAGAGCAAGAAAATTGAGGAGAAGCTGAAGAGGGAACGTGAGGAGAAGctgaaagcagaagcagagaagaaGGATGAGTGA
- the KCNE2 gene encoding potassium voltage-gated channel subfamily E member 2 → MAKLQNFTWTVEHIFKETFLNYMNNWRRNMTEAANKLQAEVAAENFDYVILYLMVMIGMFSFIIVAILVSTVKSKRREHSNDPYHQYIVEDWGEKYKNQVLNPEDLKCVIHENLGARDKTGPESP, encoded by the coding sequence ATGGCCAAGCTGCAAAACTTCACTTGGACAGTGGAACATATTTTCAAGGAAACCTTCCTCAATTACATGAACAACTGGAGGAGAAACATGACAGAAGCAGCAAATAAACTGCAGGCTGAGGTGGCTGCTGAAAACTTTGACTATGTTATCCTTTATCTGATGGTGATGATTGGGATGTTCTCCTTCATCATCGTGGCCATCCTGGTGAGCACAGTGAAATCCAAGAGGAGGGAGCACTCCAATGATCCCTACCACCAGTACATCGTGGAGGACTGGGGAGAGAAGTACAAAAACCAGGTCCTGAATCCAGAAGATCTCAAGTGTGTGATCCATGAAAACCTGGGGGCAAGGGATAAAACAGGCCCGGAATCACCTTGA